The following proteins are co-located in the Apium graveolens cultivar Ventura chromosome 5, ASM990537v1, whole genome shotgun sequence genome:
- the LOC141659420 gene encoding E3 ubiquitin-protein ligase BIG BROTHER-like produces the protein MDFFEGLTYEHLNFIFADHDHSSYTTQESFYPLMNTSAYKFGLSEPGSLSYYDCGHTYVVGDSAPRINEYSSHIENYASIPGDRPAAVHTQHEEIPSSTSHVTSVDCPRDPHNTHDYQVVWQDNVDPDNMTYEELLELGDAVGTQNRGLSREYISLLPISKFKCGFFSRRKSRKERCVICQMEYKRGDQQIILPCKHIYHAGCGSQWLSINKACPICYKDVFADASKQSAK, from the exons atggATTTCTTCGAAGGTCTTACGTATGAGCATCTCAATTTTATCTTTGCTGATCATGATCATTCTTCCTATACAACACAG GAGAGCTTTTACCCCTTAATGAATACTAGTGCGTACAAATTTGGCTTATCTGAACCTGGGAGCTTATCCTACTATGATTGTGGCCATACTTATGTGGTCGGAGACTCTGCACCACGAATTAATGAGTACAGCAGTCACATAGAGAACTATGCTTCAATTCCCGGTGATAGGCCTGCAGCTGTGCATACACAACATGAAGAAATTCCAAGCTCAACTTCACACGTAACTTCTGTGGATT GTCCCCGAGATCCTCATAATACTCATGATTACCAG GTTGTTTGGCAAGACAATGTCGACCCTGACAATATGACCTATGAG GAACTACTTGAGTTAGGTGATGCAGTAGGAACTCAAAATCGTGGTCTTTCTAGAGAATATATTTCCTTGCTCCCAATCTCAAAGTTCAAGTGTGGGTTTTTTTCAAGAAGGAAATCTAGAAAAGAGAG GTGTGTGATTTGCCAGATGGAGTATAAACGCGGTGACCAACAGATTATTCTTCCATGTAAACATATCTATCATGCTGGTTGCGGCAGCCAATGGCTTAGTATCAACAAG GCTTGCCCCATTTGTTACAAGGACGTCTTTGCCGATGCATCCAAGCAGTCAGCAAAGTAG